The Leptolyngbya sp. CCY15150 genome contains the following window.
ATTTAGGGTGAGGGCTACAAAGGTAGGATGTACCCGTTAAGGCTGCCAAAAGTCGATGATATCGTAGTCTAGATCTGCCAGCATGGATCGCAGTAAGGGCAGACTGAGACCAATCACATTGGTATGGCAGCCCACCAATTGTTCTACAAAAAAACCGCCCTGACCTTCCAGGGCAAAGCACCCGGCGCAGTTGAGGGGTTCTCCGGTGGCTACGTAGGCGGCAATTTGGCGATCGCTGACCTTGGCAAACTGAACTTGGGTCATTTGACTGCGAGATAGGGTTTTGCCCTGCCGTCCATCAATCAAAACGTGCCCGGTATACAGTTCTCCCACCCGACCGCGCATCTGCTGCCAGCGGGCGATCGCTTCTTGGGCATGGGCAGGTTTACCGTGGATTTCCCCATGGAGGGCTAGGACTGAGTCGCAGCCTAGGATTAACCAATCAGCGTTGTCGTGAGGTAGTTGGGCCGCGATCGCCTCCGCCTTGCCCCGAGCTAGCGCCTGGACTAGCTCGGCGGCATTGTTCATGACGATCTGATCTTCATCAAAATCGCTGGGCATGACTACTGGGTCGATGCCAGCACCTTGGAGAAGCCGCCGTCGGGCGGGGGAGGCTGACGCTAGGATGAATCGTGGACGTTGCATCTGGCGTTAGGTCGATAGGGTCAGGCAAGATGCCTGGGTGAAACGAATAGTCTGGGAATTAATCTGGGAATTAATAGGCCTTAAACGACGCCACGACTTGGCGGAATGTATCTCGCATCTTGTCCCAGCGGTTTTCTGTTGTCGATGCATTGAGGGTAAATAGCTTACCTCGACGCACCACGACGCTAGCTAAATTATGACGGTTTTGGGTGGGTAATTCTACGGCATATTCCAAGAGATAGTAGAGTTCACCATCCAACTCTCGTTCCGCCGCGCCCACCAATTCTGCTTTGCGATCGCTGCCGGCTGATGTGATCACTTTTTGGGCGAGGCGCTGTCCTACGTCGGTTGGCGTGCCGAGGTCGCGCAGGCTTTGCCCTTCGGGAATGGGACTGATGACGACACTGACGTTTTCGGATTCTTGGATGATGTCATGAAAAACAATGTCGGGGCCATTTTCCACTTTGGTTTCTACCCAGCCGTTGGGGTAGAAAAATTCATAGCCGTCATAGCTATCGATATAGCTGTTTAAGCCTGCCCCGGCTGAAACACAGCTCTGCAAACCTAGACTCACGATTACCAGCAGTAGCAGTGCCATTCGCTTCAGCATAATTCTTCCTTGCCTTAGTCCATCAACTGATCCAATATCGGCAGTTCTGTCAGGAAACCGCCACCGTTCTATTCTCCCACTATGTTGGACTCTACAAAATCCCTTTCCAGCAACGATCGCTGATAGGGGTGAGGATGTTTGAGCCGATTTTCTAAATCCCATGCTGCTAGGGAGCGATCGCCCTCCTGTCTAAGAAAAATTGCGGCTAATGGTAGTTTGGCTTACATTCTCTCGCCTAGGGAAACGCAGTATAGTGAAGCTAACGATTCAGGGCACCGCATTGACGCATGGTGAAATGTAGGGTGGGATGCATAGTTGAGCAGAGGTTCAGTCTTGGGCGATCGCCATTTTTGGCACCCCGCAGCCTCCTGTTCCATGCATGACCGTCTAGCTGTCAGGGTGGTTCAGTTTTCCGTACTTGAGTTGAGGTAGATCCAGTTCTAAGCATGGGGTGATGTACCGATGGCAGTGGCAGCAGAGTGCTGCTCCATGGGGCGATCGACTATGGATCAACGATGTAGATCAACTATATAAATGTATAAATGGGGCAACATTGACGAGATTCCTTAGGATCTCTCTATAGTTGAGGTGTTCACACCAATAGGCGATCGCGCTTAGACAAGCTAGGATTAGCCTAATCCTTCCCGTTCTGGGAATAGAAACGTGTCAGCACCACTGTTGTCTGCAGCCATAGTCTAGATCTCGGGGCATCACAGATTGCATGAACAAAGGATTCCGTCCTCAGGAGCAACTGGCAGCAGAGGAGCGATCGCCGTTCCTGTAAGACCAGCTTCTTGATGCGACGGACTAGAGCTGACCTGATATCGGTATCCAGATGGTGAATCCTGTTGTTTCGGCCGCATTGTCACACGAGCCACCTCGCGCTATGGACGATCATGAAAAAACAAATGACCAATTGCTTGCAGAACTCACTACACTGCGGCAGCAGGTTGCCCAATTAGAAGCGCGGCTTGAAGAACCATCCGCTGCACCGTTGTCGCACCTCGGTGATCCGTGTCCTTATATTCCGGCAGATATTCTTGACCAAGCGCGCATGGGTTTTTTCCAAAGCACGGTGGATGGCCACTACCTGCAGGTCAACCGAGCGATGGCGCAGATTTTGGGCTATGAATCGCCCGCGGCCCTGATGGAGACAATCACGCAGATTGATCAACAGCTTTATGTGAATGTGGCCGATCGCGATCGCTTCCAGCAGCAACTGCAGGAGCAGGACGTCATTACTGAGTTTGAAGTCCAGGTCTATCGTCGGGATGGCAGCATTATTTGGCTCTCTGAAAACGCTCGGGCGGTGCGGGATGACCAAGGGGCGATCGCTTACTATGAGGGCATCAGCACCGATATCACCAGTCGCAAAACCGCTGAGTTTGAGCTGCAGCGCATCCAGGGTGAGCTAGAGCGAATCATTGAAGAACGCACCACGGCGCTCCAGTGTTCCAATGTGCAGCTTTCGGCGGAGGTGGCCGAGCGTCTGCAGGCGGAGGCGGCCCTGCGCGATGCGCGCAATCAACTGCAGGCGATTCTCGATGCTGTGCCCGGTATCGTGTCTTGGATTACCTCTGATTTGCGCTACCTCGGGGTAAACCGCCACTTGGCCAGCACCTTTGACCTGCCTGTGGAGGCCTTCACGGGGCAAGATATCGGCTTCCTGGAAAGCAGCCAGGAGTTCAAGTCCTTTGTGCGCGACTTTTTTGCTTCTCCCGATCAAGATGCGTTTCGGCAAGTGGAAGCGGTGGTCAAAGGCGAAACCCGCTTCTATCTGATCGTGGCCCAGAAGTATGACCAAAACCAGGCGGCCTTCACCGTCGGTATTGATATCACCAAGCGCTACGAGGCCGAGTCTGCCCTGCGGGATGCGGAGCAGAAATATCGCAGCATTTTTGAAAATGCGGTGGAAGGGATTTTCCAAACTACCCTGGATGGACATTTTCTCAGCACCAACCCAGCCCTAGCGCGTATCTACGGCTACGATGCCCCGGATGATTTGGCCAATGGGCTGCCGGATATTAGCAATCAGCTCTATTTCGACCCATCTCGTCGGGAAGAGTTCATCAAACAGCTCCATCGGGATGGGGCGGTGGTTCGCTTTGAGTCTCAGGTGTATCGCAAAGATGGTAGCCTCATCTGGATTTCGGAAAATGCCCGAATTGTCTACAACGAAGACGGTAGCCCGGCTTACTATGAGGGCACGGTTGAGGACATTACCGATCTAAAGCGGGCGGAGGAGGCGCTGCAGCGGGCCAATGAGGAATTGGAAAGCCGGGTGGAAGAGCGCACGGCGGCTCTGCGGGATGCCAACCATCGTCTACGCATTGAAATTACCGAACGGCAGCGGATTGAGATGGCGCTGCGAACGTCGGAAGCAGAACTGCGGGCGTTGTTTGCAGCGATGCCTGATGTGATTGCGGTGTTTGATGGCAACGGCACCTACCGCAAAATTATTTCCACCAATTCGGAATTGCTCTATCGTCCCCACATCGAACGTGCAGGGAAAACGGTGTACGAGGTCTTGCCGCCGGAGCAAGCCACGCTGTTTATCATCCACATTCAGCGATCGCTCAACACCAGCAAGACCGTGAATTTGGAATATTGCCTACCCGTATTTTCGTCGCGCCAACAGGACGAGGATGATACAACCCGCAGCGCTTGGTTTAGCGCCAGCGTTTCTCCTTTGCCGAACAACTGTGTACTGTGGGTGGCGCGGGATATTACGGAACGCAAAATGGCAGAACAGCGGCTGCAGCAGGCGGAGGAAAAGTACCGCAGTATCTTTGAAAATGCCGCAGAGGGAATTTTCCAAACCACACCGGATGGCCAATGCCTCAGTGCTAATCCGGCTTTAGTGGAAATGTATGGCTATGGGTCACCAGCGGAGTTTATGGCTGCGGTGCCCGATATCAGTAAGCTCTATGTCTATCCCCAGCATCGGGCCGAGTTAATTGCTCAGTTAGAGCAGTGTAATGTAGTGTCACAGTTTGAAGCCGAGGTCTATCGCAAAGATGGCAGCGTGATTTGGACGTCGGAGAATGTGCGGGTGGTGCGCAATGAGGCGGGCGAGGCGCTGTACTACGAGGGGACGGTGCAGGATATCACCCAGCGTAAGTATGCGGAAGAGGCGTTACGCGACTCGGAGGCCAAGGAGCGGGAAAAGTCTCAACAGCTTGAGCAAGCGCTGCGGGATTTGCAGCAAACCCAGACACAACTGGTGCAAAGCGAGAAGATGTCGAGTCTGGGGCAGTTGATGGCGGGGGTAGCCCATGAAATCAATAATCCCGTGAACTTCATTTATGGCAACCTGGCCTATGCCCGCAACTACACCCGAGATATGTTGCGGCTGATTCAGGCCTATCAACGGGCCTATCCTGACCCCACGCCGGATCTGCGCCAGGAAACCGAGGATATTGACCTCGGCTTTTTGATGGAGGATTTGCCCAAGCTGTTGGGGTCGATGCGCCTTGGGGCTGAACGCATTCGCGAAATTGTGCGATCGCTCCGGAGTTTTTCGCGCCATGATGAGGCCGATCTCAAAAAAGTGGATGTTCACGATGGCTTAGACAGCACCCTGCGGATTTTGCAGCATCGTCTGAAGGCAGATGGGGGCAAGCCGGCGATTCGGGTAGTCAAAGACTACGGGCAACTGGTGCCGATCAAATGCTTTGCCGGGCAGCTCAACCAGGTGTTTATGAACATTCTCAGCAATGCCATTGATGCTCTGCGCGATCAGGAGCTGGCCGTTGGCTTGCACCGAGATCCTACCGATCCAGACTATGAGCATCCAGAGCATTTGACCTCGATTAGCGAGATTCGCATTCGAACGGAACTGTCGCCGGAAGGCGATCGCGTCATTATCCACATTGCCGACAATGGCCCTGGCATCCCGCCCGAGGTGCAGCAGCGGATTTTCGATCCTTTCTTTACCACGAAGGAGATCGGCAAGGGGACGGGATTGGGGCTGTCGATCAGCCATCAGATTGTGGTGGAGCGCCATTGTGGGCAGTTGCGCTGTGTTTCCAATCCGGAGGATGGCACGGAGTTCACTATTGAAGTCCCGGTGAATCCTGAAATTCCTGAAGAATGGGGCGATCGCGACAAGTCTCGTTCCTAGGGGGCGATCGCGCTGGAACTCTAAGCTTCTAGCAACTTCCGCAGGCGACGGATATGCACAGCTCGGCTGGCGATGGTTACGGAGCCATCTTCTAAGACGACGTAGACCTTACCCGACACTAAACGGCCAATGGCCGATCGTTCGTAGACCGTGACGTCGTCGTCCAGTCCTCGGGGTGCTTCAACCTTTTTGTACCCCATATCGGCTAGCTTGCCCTCCAATTCCTTCATCACCTTGGCGGGTTTGGCGGCTGTCATCGAAAACTCAATGGTGCGGTTGAAATATCCCCCGAGGCTGCCAGCAAACAGTCCCGTCACCAAGCCTAGCTGCTGGGGCAATCCGGTGGAGATGGTGATACTCAGCACCCGCGATGCCATAAAGGTGGTGACAAAGGCGGTGGAGACGAAGTAATACATGAAGGTTGAGGCAAAGCCTGGCCCAAACTGTCGGGTGCGATCGCTCATACTGGATGACCACCTACTCAAGACTGCGCATCAAAACTGCTAACAGTGTATCGGTATTGAGTGCCTGCAGGTCGATCTCTAGGGACTGGTTCCCCAGAGATCGACTAGAGATCGGACAGGATCGGCTATAAATCGGCCATAAAAAAGGTTGGCTGTTAGACCAACGTGAGGTGAGGCATGGGTTCAACGGTGGCAATGGAGCGGCCCACAGCCGTGGCGATCGCCCGCAGGTTGTTGACGAGATCTACCATCTCGTCTAAGGACAGAGCCTGCCGTGCATCGGATACGGATTGCTCCGGTTGGGGATGGCATTCCACCATCAAACCATCGGCACCACAGGCGATCGCTGCGCGGGACAGGTCGGCCACTAGTTCACGCTTGCCGGCCGCATGGCTAGGATCGACGAGCACCGGCAAGTGGGTGATTTGCTTCAGCGCCACCACGGTACCGAGATCCAACACGTTGCGGGTGTAGGAATCGAAGCTGCGAATCCCCCGTTCACAAAGGATGACGTTGGGATTGCCGTGGCTGAGGATATATTCAGCGGCCATGACGAATTCTTCGAGGGTGGCGGCTAGACCTCGCTTTAGGACAACGGGCTTGTTCACCGTGCCCACGGCTTTCAGCAAGTCGAAGTTTTGCATATTGCGGCTACCAATTTGCAGGACATCGGCATGGGCTGCCACCGCTTCGATTTGGGCGATCGCCATCACTTCGGTGATCACGGGCAGGCCGTAGCGATCGCGCACGCTGGCTAAAATCTCTAAGCCCTCTTGCCCCATACCTTGGAAAGAGTAGGGTGAGGTGCGGGGCTTGTAGACGCCGCCGCGCAGGGCTTGGACGGGAGCCGTAGCTAGGCGACTGGCCACCGCTTCCATCTGGGCGAGGCTTTCTACGGCGCAGGGGCCGCCGACGATCAGCAGGGACTCTCCGCCAACCGAAACGGTGTCCGACAGAGCAATGATGGAGCGATGATCGGCGTGGGTCTTAGCGGCGAGGGTAGCTTGGTGCATGGGGTTTGACATGGGTTGAAGTTCCGTAGATTGAGGATGAATCAGTAAGCGATCGGGGCGGGGATGACCAACAAAAAACCCGGAACCTAAGGGGCTCCGGGTTTGTGAATAAGCGCATGGCTAAGTCACCCGGAGGAGGATCGGGGCCAAAAAAAGTAGGTGCTAAAAAAGGATGGGAAGGAGAGCATGGGATGAGCGGTGGGTAAGGATGGATAGAAAACAAAAAACCGCAGGCGTTGCGCTTGCGGTTCACTTCGAGGTTCCATGAAAAGATGGACTCACTCCAAGTGAACCTTGATAAACCAACCATAAAATCGAGCGGCGGGACGTGCCATAACGTTCAATACTTGGGTGAAGCTGAAAAATCTATATGCCTAGAAGGTAACTGATCTGGGCTGAAAACGTCAACCTCAACGTTTGAGTCCTACAAGTCTCAAGATGAAACGTTACGAGCGGCCAAGCAACACATTTTGTTCCGATAGGGGCTAAGCTGAGTGCAGCCTTGGTCTAGCGGTTGGTTGGGGAGATGGAGGTCACATGATCTGTGATTTTCGCTACCATCATTCTGGCGGACGATCCCATAGGCAAAGGCTCCATTTTTCAGTACAACAGCTAAGGGCCGATCCCGTTGATCACCGGATTTTGCGGGGGCGATCGCCTCTGCGTCTATGACTGCACCCTATTGTTAACTCATGATTGAAGTTGAACATCTCAGCAAACACTATGGCAGCAGCACCGCCATTGATGACGTTACCTTTTCGGTCAAACCGGGAGAAATCCTAGGGTTTCTGGGCCCCAACGGTGCGGGAAAAACCACCACCATGCGCATTCTGACCGGCTATCTACCGGCCAGCGGCGGCACGGCGCGGGTGGCTGGGTTTGATGTCCATGACGATTCCATGGCGGTGCGGCAGCGCATTGGCTACTTGCCGGAAACGCCGCCCCTCTACCCAGATATGACTGTTGAGGCGTTTTTATACTTCGTAGCTCGTCTGAAGCATGTGGCGGCGGGCGATCGCTCCACGCGGGTCGCCTCGGCGATGCAGCGCTGCAATCTGCTGGATAAGCGAGGGGTGTTGATTCGCAAGCTATCCAAGGGGTTTCGCCAACGGGTGGGCATTGCCCAAGCGATTGTCCATGATCCGGCGGTGATTATTCTAGATGAACCGACGGTGGGTCTTGATCCTCGCCAGATTATTGATGTGCGCAATCTGATTCGCAGCTTGGCTGGGGAGCATACGATTATTCTGTCCACCCACATTCTGCCGGAGGTGAGTGTCACCTGCGATCGCGTCACGATTATCAACCAAGGGCGGGTGGTGGCGACGAATACCCCGGATCAACTGGTGGCTCAGCTCACCGGTGGCTTGGGCTATGACTTGGAAATTGAAGGGGATGGCGAGCAGGTGCGGCAGGCGCTGCAAGACCTCACGCCGGTGCAGTCGGTGCAGATCGTTCCCTCAGAGGGCCAAGCTCGTCAGCACCTGCAGATCACTACGGAAGGGCCCGAGGATCCGGGGCGGGAGATTGCGGCGATCGTCGTTGGAGCGGGCCTGGGCCTCTACGAAATGCGTCGCCGTCAGGTGAGTCTAGAGGATGTGTTCCTCCAGCTCACCACCATGGAATCAGCCGCATCGGATGCCTTTGAAGATGGGGAAGCGATCGCCCCAGAATCCCAGGAGGAAGCGATCGCCTCAGAATCCCCACCTTCCGAGCCACCGCCTGATGAAGATCCTCCCTCGCTTTAGATCACTGTTTAGATCACTGTAGGATTGCTGTGAGGCGAAGCCGTAACGCACTTCTTATCAAGCTTTTGATGCGCACTCTACCAATCCCCAGGGCTTTCTAGCTATTGTTTACATTGTTGTCAGGAGCCAGCCTCTAGATGGGTGTTTTAGTCAGCAACATCGTCGCCATCTATCGCAAGGAGCTACAGAGCTACTTTGCCTCCCCCTTTACCTACGTGATTACCGGGGTGTTTTGGTTTATTAGTGGCCTGTTTTTTGCCGCCATTTTGCTTGGCCCTACCGGGGTAATTGCCCAGGTGGCGGCCCAGGATCAGTTTGGCGGCGGCGCGCCAGTGGATGTGCCGAGCCAATTTTTGATTGTCTACCTCGGGGTGATTGGATCGTTGGCTCTGTTCATCCTGCCGATGCTGTCCATGGGGCTCTATGCCGAGGAACGCAAGCGCGGCACCCTAGAGCTGTTGGCCACCTCACCGATTACAAACTGGGCGGTGGCGGTGGGCAAGCTGCTGGGGGTGCTGACGTTCTTTTTCACCATGACGGTGCCGCTGTTGATCTATGAAGCGATCGCCTTTTTGTCTGCAGATCCGCCCGCCAATCCAGTGCTGCTGCTGGTGGCCCATGGTGGGCTGCTGCTGCTAGCTGCCGCCGTGCTCTCCCTGGGGATGTTCGTCTCATCGCTCACCGATAGCACCATCCTCTCGGCGGTGCTGACCTTTGGGCTGATGCTGATGCTCTGGGTGACGGATTTAATCGCCAGTGGCGTCCAAGGGCCCGTCGGGGAAGCCATTGCACATCTATCGCTGCTCACTAGCTATGGCAATTTAATCCAGGGCATTGTGGAAACCAGCGATCTGGTGTTGTTCGCCAGCTATATCGTCCTCGGTATTTTTCTCACCGCTCAGTCTATTGAACTGCTGCGCTACCAACGCTCCTAGGGGCGATCGCCTGACTCCCTCCCTCTGTTTTACTGCTGCAAGGTGCCTGTTAGATGAAACGAACGCCATTGACTTTTAAGGGACTTCGGTATTTGGTTTGGCTTGCGCCCATGCTGGTGATTGCTGGGCTGACGGCGGGTGTTGTGGCCGGTAGCTGGGGGCCAGTGCCGCTGGTTCTGATTCTGATCGGTCTTGCCATCGCCATCGGTTGGTTGATCAGCGAAAGTCGCGGTGGCTTTTGGCGACGGCGCTCGACCCAGGCCAATACCAATGGGTTGGTGGCTACGCTGGCCGTGGTGGTGATTTTGGGCCTGATCAACCTGCTGGGCGTCCGCTACAGCCAGTCCTTTGACCTTACCGAAAATCAACTCTATACCCTGGCTCCCCAGTCGCAACAGGTAGTCAGTAGTTTAGAGCAGCCGGTGAAGCTCCTGATCTTTGCCCCCACCCCCAATCCCACCGAGGAACGCTTGCTGCGCAACTATCGCCGCCAGAGCGATCGCTTCAGCCATGAATATATCGATCCCCAAGCCAATCCCGTTTTGGCTCAGCAGGTGGGCGTTAGCACCATCGGCGAGGTCTATCTAGAAGTGGGCGAAGGTGACGCCGTGACCCGTCGCTATGTGCAAACCCTGACGCCCCAGCAACCGCTCTCGGAACGGTTGATCAGCAATGCCATTGCCCGCCTGGGCAGCGATCGCTCCCCCAAGATCTACATCACTCAGGGGCACGGAGAACGGATTCTGGAGGCTGGGCAAGGGGGCTTATCGGAAGCGATCGCCCGCCTGCAGGATGAGAATTATCTGGTGGAACCGCTGCAGTTGACGGAGGATGGACAGATTCCAGCGGATGCGGATGTGGTGATTGTGCCTGGCCCCCAGCAGGCTTTTCTAGAAACCGAGGTGGAGGCTCTGGAAACCTTTGCCCAGGGAGCGAATGGGCTATTGCTGATGCTGGATCCCACCACGGAGCCGGGTCTTGATAGTTTCCTAGACAACTGGGGCATTACCCTCAGTACCGATGCCCTGATTCTGGATCCCGAGGGACAGGCGGTGGGGCTAGGCCCCGCCGTGCCATTGGTCACCCGCTATGGCCCCCACCCCATTACCGAACAACTGAGCGGTATGTCCTACTATCCCGTAGCTCAGCCCATTGCTTTGACTGAGGTGCCAGGGGTGGAAGCGGTGCCGCTGCTGTTGACGGGCGATCAGTCTCAAGTGCAGCCCATTGATGATCAAGGGCAAGTGCAGCTCGATCCTGATGCGGAAGAGCAGGGTTCCTTGGCGGTGGGGGTGGCGATGAGCCGTCCGGCACAGGGGGATGGCACCCTTTCCGAGGAACCTGTGGATCTGCTGGAGAATGGTGAGGATGGCGAGTCGCGCTTGGTGATCATTGGCAACTCTGCCTTTGCCACGGATGGTCTATTTGGACAAGTGCTCAACGGCGATGTGTTCCTCAATGCGGTTGCTTGGCTCAGCAATCAAGAAGGGGAGGTGCTAGCCATTCGTCCGAAGGAACCAACTAGCCGCCGTATTGTGCTGACGCTAGGACAGCAGGCCACTCTAGCGATCGCTTCCCTAGTCGTAGTACCGCTGTTGGCCTTTGCCATCGCCATCGCCCTTTGGCTGAAGCGCCGGTAGGTGACAAGAACTTGCCCATCTAGTCGGCGGTGGCGATCGCTCCTAGAGTGGCTTGCACCGATCGCACATAGTCTTGGGGCGCAAGAACCATCAGCATACCCCGTGTCCCGGCCGAGACAGCGATCGCGGCGTGATCGACTAAACTGCTATCCCCATAGACCGGGTAGGCTTTCTTACAGGCCAAGGCCGTCACCCCACCGCGAATATAGCCGGTCAGAGCCTGCACCTCTTTGAGGGGCACGGGCTGCACCTTGCGATCGCCGCTGAGTTTGGCCAGGGCTTTGAGATCAAGCTGGCGGTGGGAGGGAATGACCGC
Protein-coding sequences here:
- a CDS encoding ABC transporter permease subunit, with protein sequence MGVLVSNIVAIYRKELQSYFASPFTYVITGVFWFISGLFFAAILLGPTGVIAQVAAQDQFGGGAPVDVPSQFLIVYLGVIGSLALFILPMLSMGLYAEERKRGTLELLATSPITNWAVAVGKLLGVLTFFFTMTVPLLIYEAIAFLSADPPANPVLLLVAHGGLLLLAAAVLSLGMFVSSLTDSTILSAVLTFGLMLMLWVTDLIASGVQGPVGEAIAHLSLLTSYGNLIQGIVETSDLVLFASYIVLGIFLTAQSIELLRYQRS
- a CDS encoding PAS domain S-box protein — its product is MDDHEKTNDQLLAELTTLRQQVAQLEARLEEPSAAPLSHLGDPCPYIPADILDQARMGFFQSTVDGHYLQVNRAMAQILGYESPAALMETITQIDQQLYVNVADRDRFQQQLQEQDVITEFEVQVYRRDGSIIWLSENARAVRDDQGAIAYYEGISTDITSRKTAEFELQRIQGELERIIEERTTALQCSNVQLSAEVAERLQAEAALRDARNQLQAILDAVPGIVSWITSDLRYLGVNRHLASTFDLPVEAFTGQDIGFLESSQEFKSFVRDFFASPDQDAFRQVEAVVKGETRFYLIVAQKYDQNQAAFTVGIDITKRYEAESALRDAEQKYRSIFENAVEGIFQTTLDGHFLSTNPALARIYGYDAPDDLANGLPDISNQLYFDPSRREEFIKQLHRDGAVVRFESQVYRKDGSLIWISENARIVYNEDGSPAYYEGTVEDITDLKRAEEALQRANEELESRVEERTAALRDANHRLRIEITERQRIEMALRTSEAELRALFAAMPDVIAVFDGNGTYRKIISTNSELLYRPHIERAGKTVYEVLPPEQATLFIIHIQRSLNTSKTVNLEYCLPVFSSRQQDEDDTTRSAWFSASVSPLPNNCVLWVARDITERKMAEQRLQQAEEKYRSIFENAAEGIFQTTPDGQCLSANPALVEMYGYGSPAEFMAAVPDISKLYVYPQHRAELIAQLEQCNVVSQFEAEVYRKDGSVIWTSENVRVVRNEAGEALYYEGTVQDITQRKYAEEALRDSEAKEREKSQQLEQALRDLQQTQTQLVQSEKMSSLGQLMAGVAHEINNPVNFIYGNLAYARNYTRDMLRLIQAYQRAYPDPTPDLRQETEDIDLGFLMEDLPKLLGSMRLGAERIREIVRSLRSFSRHDEADLKKVDVHDGLDSTLRILQHRLKADGGKPAIRVVKDYGQLVPIKCFAGQLNQVFMNILSNAIDALRDQELAVGLHRDPTDPDYEHPEHLTSISEIRIRTELSPEGDRVIIHIADNGPGIPPEVQQRIFDPFFTTKEIGKGTGLGLSISHQIVVERHCGQLRCVSNPEDGTEFTIEVPVNPEIPEEWGDRDKSRS
- a CDS encoding ABC transporter ATP-binding protein gives rise to the protein MIEVEHLSKHYGSSTAIDDVTFSVKPGEILGFLGPNGAGKTTTMRILTGYLPASGGTARVAGFDVHDDSMAVRQRIGYLPETPPLYPDMTVEAFLYFVARLKHVAAGDRSTRVASAMQRCNLLDKRGVLIRKLSKGFRQRVGIAQAIVHDPAVIILDEPTVGLDPRQIIDVRNLIRSLAGEHTIILSTHILPEVSVTCDRVTIINQGRVVATNTPDQLVAQLTGGLGYDLEIEGDGEQVRQALQDLTPVQSVQIVPSEGQARQHLQITTEGPEDPGREIAAIVVGAGLGLYEMRRRQVSLEDVFLQLTTMESAASDAFEDGEAIAPESQEEAIASESPPSEPPPDEDPPSL
- the psbP gene encoding photosystem II reaction center PsbP, yielding MLKRMALLLLVIVSLGLQSCVSAGAGLNSYIDSYDGYEFFYPNGWVETKVENGPDIVFHDIIQESENVSVVISPIPEGQSLRDLGTPTDVGQRLAQKVITSAGSDRKAELVGAAERELDGELYYLLEYAVELPTQNRHNLASVVVRRGKLFTLNASTTENRWDKMRDTFRQVVASFKAY
- a CDS encoding Gldg family protein, which codes for MKRTPLTFKGLRYLVWLAPMLVIAGLTAGVVAGSWGPVPLVLILIGLAIAIGWLISESRGGFWRRRSTQANTNGLVATLAVVVILGLINLLGVRYSQSFDLTENQLYTLAPQSQQVVSSLEQPVKLLIFAPTPNPTEERLLRNYRRQSDRFSHEYIDPQANPVLAQQVGVSTIGEVYLEVGEGDAVTRRYVQTLTPQQPLSERLISNAIARLGSDRSPKIYITQGHGERILEAGQGGLSEAIARLQDENYLVEPLQLTEDGQIPADADVVIVPGPQQAFLETEVEALETFAQGANGLLLMLDPTTEPGLDSFLDNWGITLSTDALILDPEGQAVGLGPAVPLVTRYGPHPITEQLSGMSYYPVAQPIALTEVPGVEAVPLLLTGDQSQVQPIDDQGQVQLDPDAEEQGSLAVGVAMSRPAQGDGTLSEEPVDLLENGEDGESRLVIIGNSAFATDGLFGQVLNGDVFLNAVAWLSNQEGEVLAIRPKEPTSRRIVLTLGQQATLAIASLVVVPLLAFAIAIALWLKRR
- a CDS encoding nucleoside triphosphate pyrophosphatase, producing the protein MQRPRFILASASPARRRLLQGAGIDPVVMPSDFDEDQIVMNNAAELVQALARGKAEAIAAQLPHDNADWLILGCDSVLALHGEIHGKPAHAQEAIARWQQMRGRVGELYTGHVLIDGRQGKTLSRSQMTQVQFAKVSDRQIAAYVATGEPLNCAGCFALEGQGGFFVEQLVGCHTNVIGLSLPLLRSMLADLDYDIIDFWQP
- the aroF gene encoding 3-deoxy-7-phosphoheptulonate synthase, whose product is MHPQSTELQPMSNPMHQATLAAKTHADHRSIIALSDTVSVGGESLLIVGGPCAVESLAQMEAVASRLATAPVQALRGGVYKPRTSPYSFQGMGQEGLEILASVRDRYGLPVITEVMAIAQIEAVAAHADVLQIGSRNMQNFDLLKAVGTVNKPVVLKRGLAATLEEFVMAAEYILSHGNPNVILCERGIRSFDSYTRNVLDLGTVVALKQITHLPVLVDPSHAAGKRELVADLSRAAIACGADGLMVECHPQPEQSVSDARQALSLDEMVDLVNNLRAIATAVGRSIATVEPMPHLTLV
- the ybaK gene encoding Cys-tRNA(Pro) deacylase, producing MVQKTNAARSLDRLGIPYELRTYDYDPADLDAEKAAAGIGLPPQQVFKTLVVRGDQTGVCLAVIPSHRQLDLKALAKLSGDRKVQPVPLKEVQALTGYIRGGVTALACKKAYPVYGDSSLVDHAAIAVSAGTRGMLMVLAPQDYVRSVQATLGAIATAD